A genomic region of Metopolophium dirhodum isolate CAU chromosome 1, ASM1992520v1, whole genome shotgun sequence contains the following coding sequences:
- the LOC132953583 gene encoding uncharacterized protein LOC132953583 encodes MADPSFNYQGNIDILIGGDTYWDIMCADKIKINDGPYLQKTLFGWVAVGKTTNNLSMTRPNTCLLATRNQYKILEGKIEAFWKMEEVSLKRNFTDEENTCSKHFIENVTRNKDGRFVVRLPFKDNYRQLGNSHASALRRFLSLEKRLRNNTELYTKYKMFMLEYENLKHMECVCDAGGDKQVIDDNNCFYLPHSYVINDRSRTTKLRVVFDGSAKTSTGISLNDTLMNGPKIQPDLLEIVIRFRTHRYAFSVDITKML; translated from the coding sequence ATGGCAGACCCGTCGTTTAATTATCAAGGTAATATTGATATACTTATCGGCGGAGACACTTATTGGGACATAATGTGcgctgataaaataaaaatcaatgatggaccatatttacaaaaaacattgTTCGGATGGGTAGCAGTAGGTAAAACGACGAATAATTTAAGTATGACAAGACCAAACACATGCTTGTTAGCAACTcggaatcaatataaaatattagaaggTAAAATCGAAGCGTTCTGGAAAATGGAAGAGGTGTCGTTAAAACGTAATTTCACTGACGAAGAAAATACATGCTCCAAACATTTTATTGAGAACGTCACGAGAAATAAAGACGGTAGATTTGTGGTGAGGTTACCATTCAAGGACAATTATCGGCAGTTAGGTAACTCACATGCATCAGCATTACGAAGATTCTTATCATTAGAAAAACGATTACGCAATAATACCGAGCTATAtacgaaatataaaatgtttatgctaGAATATGAAAACCTTAAACACATGGAGTGCGTATGCGACGCAGGCGGTGATAAACAGGTAATCGATGACAATAATTGCTTTTATCTACCACACTCGTATGTGATAAATGACCGCAGTAGAACAACAAAGCTTCGTGTTGTTTTCGACGGGTCAGCAAAAACAAGTACCGGCATATCATTAAATGATACATTAATGAATGGTCCGAAAATACAGCCTGATTTGTTAGAAATCGTCATTCGGTTTAGAACACATAGATATGCGTTCTCGGTCGATATAACAAAAATGTTGTGA
- the LOC132953581 gene encoding uncharacterized protein LOC132953581, whose product MASDNNELAAFVLRRGQIKGQLTRFQTFLDDPKSNVTTQLRLRAEKIREAWSEFDAIQNNIEILDVSNEQVQYRSTFEDLYYDLLSKVDDRLEGNNALAQGRQLIQADQSEKTSHKFSFVKLQPIEIPTFTGKFDDWVTFHDIYCAMIHTNNCLSDIQKFYYLRNALEGEATSLIKNLETPSSNYEKAWKIITTRYNNTRMLIQTHTKRIFDLEPINKESAIKLKQLTDSINGHMQALKALNHDPYNWGALLLHVIYTKLDTNTIKQWEIETSSEELPSVEMLVEFLGKRSQMLESVENARLLTGKQNESNYSLSKISKVGTSKKGASTFLSTYKMKCYMCQQPHPIYKCTIFLALDIASRIKKVDELKLCKNCLKKTDHHVNLCPSRKCIKCQQLHNSLLHKETSSVDENVNILSNNASVSAHTAKVNIDSEVLLATAIIKISSPAGRHSHGRVLLDSRSQSNFITNNLVNKLGLQREKVNIPICGISETNNTIKYKCYRR is encoded by the exons ATGGCTAGCGATAATAATGAATTAGCAGCATTCGTTCTACGTCGCGGTCAGATCAAAGGGCAGCTTACACGATTTCAAACATTTCTGGATGACCCAAAGTCCAATGTTACAACGCAATTAAGATTACGGGCTGAAAAGATACGTGAAGCATGGAGCGAATTTGAtgccatacaaaataatatagagaTATTAGACGTTAGTAATGAACAGGTACAATATAGGTCCACATTCGAAGACTTATACTATGATTTATTGTCAAAAGTCGACGATAGATTAGAGGGAAATAACGCACTCGCGCAAGGTCGACAGTTAATACAGGCTGATCAAAGTGAAAAAACAAGTCacaaattttcatttgtaaaaCTTCAGCCGATCGAAATTCCTACATTCACGGGAAAATTTGATGATTGGGTAACGTTTCATGACATATACTGTGCAAtgatacatacaaataattgtttatcaGATAtccaaaaattttattatttaagaaatgcGTTAGAAGGCGAAGCAacttcattaataaaaaatttggaaactCCCTCATCGAACTATGAAAAAGCGTGGAAAATAATTACCACAAGATACAATAATACACGTATGTTAATACAAACGCATACAAAACGTATTTTTGATCTAGAGCCAATCAATAAAGAATCGGcaatcaaattaaaacaattaactgATTCGATAAACGGACATATGCAAGCATTAAAAGCGCTAAACCATGACCCATACAATTGGGGTGCGTTGTTATTACATGTAATTTACACGAAACTTGATACGAACACTATCAAGCAATGGGAAATAGAAACGTCCAGTGAAGAACTACCTAGTGTAGAAATGTTAGTGGAGTTCTTAGGTAAAAGGAGTCAAATGTTAGAGTCAGTCGAAAATGCTAGATTACTAACAGGCAAGCAAAACGAATCTAATTATTCACTATCAAAAATCTCAAAAGTTGGAACATCAAAGAAGGGTGCGTCAACATTTTTATCTACATACAAAATGAAATGTTACATGTGTCAACAACCACACCCAATCTATAAATGTACCATATTTCTGGCACTTGACATAGCGTCCAGAATAAAGAAGGtcgatgaattaaaattatgcaaaaattgtttaaaaaaaacagatcaTCATGTAAATTTATGTCCATcgagaaaatgtataaaatgtcaaCAGTTGCATAATTCACTTTTACATAAGGAAACAAGTTCAGTTGACGaaaatgtcaatatattatcaaacaatGCATCAGTATCTGCGCATACAGCAAAAGTCAACATTGATAGCGAAGTGTTGTTAGCTAcggcaataattaaaatatcgagtCCCGCTGGCAGGCATTCGCATGGGCGAGTGTTGTTAGACAGCAGATCACAGAGcaattttataacaaacaatttgGTAAACAAACTCGGACTTCAGCGGGAAAAAGTAAACATTCCAATATGCGGTATCAGTGAAacgaataatacaataaaatataag TGTTATCGAAGATAA
- the LOC132953585 gene encoding uncharacterized protein LOC132953585, translated as MYRQVLIHKEDRDYQRILWRSDQNDEIKIYKLCTVTYGLAPAGFLAVSCVNRVAEDAVNVKLKEIIKNDFCVDDCLTGADTLTEAIQLRNELISIMHKAGFELSKWTANHKNLIPDTNENEASSVSMDKESVKTLGLYWEPNSNHYTYVVQPPKINIEVTKRDVIAGLATLFDPLGLVGPVILVGKILLQDLWREKIEWDSQIPPHMQSVWNGYIDCLNELNTFNIPRWLGSNNDKQIEIHGFADASMKAYGACIYMRTSDKDGNITCQLVCAKSRITPIKVISIPRLELCAALLLSRLMSTVIPALNISVSKRYFWTDSTVTLAWLAADSGRWKTFVANRVSEIQTLTNSLEWGHVKSNDNPADVLSRGCTPNELKINTLWWHGPVWLKNNEFKHSTAYIEGSAHINDIKNEEKITPIIVCTTKVGESFDIDKYSTLNKLSHVVAYLLRYKNNSLSKRNNIPRITGPLNTDEVLTAIKSIIKLLQGTYFSSEIKDLKSKHYV; from the coding sequence ATGTATCGACAGGTATTAATACACAAAGAAGATCGCGATTATCAACGCATATTGTGGAGATCTGATCaaaatgatgaaataaaaatttataagttGTGTACTGTAACATACGGTTTAGCACCTGCAGGATTTTTGGCAGTAAGTTGTGTTAACCGCGTTGCTGAGGACGCCGTCAAcgtaaaattaaaagaaattataaaaaacgattTCTGTGTAGACGATTGTCTTACCGGAGCCGATACGTTAACGGAAGCAATACAATTACGTAATGAACTGATTTCAATTATGCATAAGGCAGGATTTGAATTATCTAAATGGACAGCAAATCATAAAAACCTAATCCCGGACACAAATGAAAACGAAGCATCGTCAGTATCAATGGATAAGGAAAGTGTGAAGACCTTGGGTTTGTATTGGGAACCAAACAGTAATCATTACACTTACGTTGTTCAACCACCGAAAATAAACATTGAGGTAACCAAAAGAGATGTTATTGCTGGACTAGCGACATTATTCGACCCATTAGGTCTAGTAGGTCCAGTAATATTAGTGGGCAAAATATTACTACAAGATTTATGGCGTGAGAAAATTGAATGGGATAGTCAAATTCCACCACACATGCAATCGGTGTGGAACGGGTATATCGATTgtttaaatgaattaaatacttttaatatacCACGTTGGCTTGGATCCAATAATGATAAACAAATTGAGATACACGGGTTCGCAGATGCGTCCATGAAGGCGTATGGCGCCTGTATATACATGCGTACGTCAGATAAGGACGGTAATATTACATGTCAATTAGTGTGTGCCAAATCTCGTATTACGCCAATAAAGGTAATTTCTATTCCTAGATTAGAGCTATGCGCGGCGCTACTTTTATCACGTCTAATGTCCACAGTTATACCAGCACTTAATATAAGTGTGTCAAAAAGATATTTTTGGACAGATTCCACTGTCACCTTAGCTTGGTTAGCTGCAGATTCAGGCAGGTGGAAAACATTCGTTGCGAATCGTGTCAGTGAAATCCAAACATTAACTAATAGTTTGGAGTGGGGACATGTGAAATCGAACGACAATCCAGCTGATGTATTGTCACGAGGGTGTACGCCGAacgaattaaaaatcaatacgcTTTGGTGGCATGGTCCggtatggttaaaaaataatgaatttaaacatTCAACAGCATATATAGAAGGTTCCGCAcatataaatgatatcaaaaatgAAGAAAAGATTACGCCTATTATAGTGTGTACTACAAAGGTGGGCGAGTCGTTTGACATTGATAAGTACTCGACGCTGAACAAATTATCGCACGTCGTTGCGTACTTATTACGATACAAAAACAACTCATTatcaaaacgtaataatattccGCGAATTACCGGCCCGCTTAATACAGACGAGGTATTAACtgcaataaaatcaataattaaactaCTACAGGGCACATATTTTTCCTCGgaaattaaagatttaaaaagCAAACACTATGTGTAG